A region from the Myxococcota bacterium genome encodes:
- a CDS encoding cytochrome P450 — protein sequence MSAPATSAAAFFNPGLLANPYPLYAMLRGSNPVFQVPVPVDVGAGVFLLTRHRDVQPALRDGRLSADRRKSDAIRLNLNRLPAQLASDGNLVRSMLMMDAPDHTRMRGLVNKAFTPRRVAALRPRIEVIAKELLAGPARAQKLELIGELAAPLPAIVIAELLGVPASDHPRFRVWAADIVGAASAVAAGAGPDKSAAAFDALREYLNEIVAARRRESRDDLISALVTAQEDRDALSDVELVSTAILLLLAGHETTTNLIGNGALALLQHPGELARLRAEPELLRSGIEQMLRFDSPVQATGRTALEDVEYGGVPIAKGALVVPCIGAANRDPEAFPEPDRFDVARKDNHHLSFGFGAHFCLGAPLARLEGEIAFRALFEAFPRLALGGGPVTHRPNPILRGLARLDVVSG from the coding sequence ATGAGCGCCCCCGCGACCTCCGCCGCCGCCTTCTTCAACCCCGGCCTGCTTGCGAACCCGTATCCGCTCTACGCGATGCTGCGCGGCTCGAACCCCGTGTTCCAGGTGCCCGTGCCCGTCGACGTGGGCGCGGGAGTGTTCCTGCTGACCCGCCACCGCGACGTGCAGCCCGCGCTGCGAGACGGCCGGCTCTCGGCGGACCGCCGCAAGTCCGACGCGATCCGGCTCAACCTGAACCGCCTGCCCGCGCAGCTCGCGAGTGACGGCAACCTGGTGCGCAGCATGCTGATGATGGACGCGCCCGATCACACGCGCATGCGGGGGCTGGTGAACAAGGCGTTCACTCCGCGGCGCGTGGCGGCGCTGCGGCCGCGCATCGAGGTGATCGCGAAGGAGCTCCTGGCCGGGCCCGCGCGCGCGCAGAAGCTCGAGCTGATCGGTGAGCTGGCGGCGCCGCTGCCGGCGATCGTGATCGCCGAGCTCCTGGGCGTGCCGGCGAGTGACCATCCGCGCTTCCGAGTCTGGGCGGCCGACATCGTGGGCGCGGCGAGCGCGGTCGCGGCGGGCGCCGGGCCCGACAAGTCCGCGGCCGCCTTCGACGCGCTGCGCGAGTATCTGAACGAGATCGTGGCCGCGCGCCGACGCGAGTCACGCGACGACCTGATCTCGGCGCTCGTGACCGCGCAGGAGGACCGCGACGCGCTCAGCGACGTGGAGCTCGTGTCGACCGCCATCCTGCTCCTGCTCGCGGGTCACGAGACGACCACCAACCTGATCGGGAACGGGGCGCTGGCGCTCTTGCAGCACCCCGGCGAGCTCGCGCGCCTGCGCGCGGAGCCCGAGCTGTTGCGCAGCGGCATCGAGCAGATGCTGCGCTTCGACAGCCCCGTGCAGGCGACCGGCCGCACGGCCCTCGAAGACGTGGAGTACGGCGGCGTGCCGATCGCGAAGGGCGCCCTCGTGGTGCCGTGCATCGGCGCCGCCAACCGCGACCCCGAAGCCTTCCCCGAGCCCGACCGCTTCGACGTCGCGCGCAAGGACAACCACCACCTGTCGTTCGGCTTCGGCGCGCACTTCTGCCTGGGCGCGCCGCTGGCGCGGCTCGAGGGCGAGATCGCGTTCCGCGCGCTGTTCGAGGCCTTTCCGCGGCTGGCGCTCGGGGGCGGGCCGGTGACTCACCGCCCGAACCCGATCTTGCGCGGCCTCGCCCGGCTCGACGTCGTGAGCGGCTGA
- a CDS encoding TetR/AcrR family transcriptional regulator translates to MPRVAKARQAEHEEARRAQILEAALRVFVRDGFHSAPVDAIAREAGIAKGTIYLYFPTKEAVLQAAIERFSLLPVIEESLGKLVEIPPQQAIPALVALLWQRLKERAPVFRMMLGLGGMLQPGNARLFLERVVLPGNRMLAEYLDHCVARGALRPIDTFVAARSLLGSLLTFVLSQEVLGGAELRPIDDAAIVETVSDVFLRGALPGRDV, encoded by the coding sequence ATGCCCCGCGTTGCAAAGGCCCGGCAGGCGGAACACGAGGAGGCGAGGCGCGCGCAGATCCTCGAGGCCGCCCTGCGCGTGTTCGTTCGGGACGGCTTCCACAGCGCCCCGGTCGACGCGATCGCCCGCGAGGCGGGGATCGCCAAGGGCACGATCTATCTGTACTTCCCGACCAAGGAGGCGGTGCTCCAAGCGGCGATCGAACGCTTCTCGCTCCTGCCGGTGATCGAGGAGTCGCTGGGCAAGCTCGTCGAGATACCTCCGCAGCAGGCGATCCCCGCGCTCGTGGCCCTGCTGTGGCAGCGGCTCAAGGAGCGCGCGCCCGTGTTCCGGATGATGCTCGGCCTGGGCGGCATGCTGCAGCCCGGGAACGCGCGCCTCTTCCTGGAACGGGTCGTCCTGCCCGGGAACCGCATGCTCGCCGAGTATCTCGACCACTGTGTCGCGCGCGGCGCGCTGCGGCCGATCGACACCTTCGTGGCTGCGCGCTCGCTGCTCGGGAGCCTGCTCACCTTCGTGCTGAGTCAGGAGGTGCTGGGCGGCGCGGAGCTGCGGCCGATCGACGACGCCGCGATCGTCGAGACCGTGAGCGACGTGTTCCTGCGCGGCGCGCTGCCA